In one window of Photorhabdus laumondii subsp. laumondii DNA:
- the putA gene encoding trifunctional transcriptional regulator/proline dehydrogenase/L-glutamate gamma-semialdehyde dehydrogenase — protein MGSTTMGVKLDEATRDRIKAAAQRIDRTPHWLIKQAIFNYLERLENDEQIAELSSNQDVKEEKIIAEETVTDSAHQPFLDFAEHILPQSVKRSAITAAYRLPETQAIPMLLQQAQLPEDQAQATHKLAYSIAEKLRNQKNSMGRSGLVQGLLQEFSLSSQEGVALMCLAEALLRIPDKATRDALIRDKISNGNWHSHLGQSSSMFVNAATWGLLFTGKLVSTHNEAKLSNSLNRIISKSGEPLVRKGVDMAMRLMGEQFVTGETIAQALASARKLEEKGFRYSYDMLGEAALTEEDAQNYMVSYQQAIHAIGKASNGRGIYEGPGISIKLSALHPRYSRAQYERVMNELYPRLLSLTLQARQYDVGINIDAEEADRLEISLDLLEKLCFEPQLAGWNGIGFVIQAYQKRCPFVIDTVIDLAQRSRRRLMVRLVKGAYWDSEIKRAQIDGLEGYPVYTRKVYTDVSYLACARKLLSVPNLIYPQFATHNAHTLAAVYHMAGQNYYPGQYEFQCLHGMGEPLYEQVVGKIADGKLNRPCRIYAPVGTHETLLAYLVRRLLENGANTSFVNRIADTTLPLDELVADPVTKVKKLAETDGQIGLPHPKIPLPHNLYGKDRANSAGLDLANEHRLASLSSALLSSATEEQYSEPRLGGNYHHQGELPAAKPVINPATPSDIVGYVREATEQEVSHALDVATEAGAIWFATPPSERAAILVRAAELMENQMQPLLGILVREAGKTFNNAIAEVREAVDFLHYYAGQIRHDFANDTHRPLGPVVCISPWNFPLAIFTGQIAAALAAGNSVLAKPAEQTPLIAATAVKILHQAGIPLDALQLLPGQGETIGALLVGDERVRGVMFTGSTQVASLLQRNIAGRLDAQGRPTPLVAETGGLNAMIVDSSALTEQVVMDVVASAFDSAGQRCSALRILCIQDDVAERTMTMLKGAMSECRMGNPERLSTDIGPVIDAEAKAGIDRHIQAMRTKGRTIYQAAQDNVVDNQEWDQGTFVKPTLIELESFDELKQEIFGPVLHVVRFKRHELDKLLDQINNSNYGLTLGVHTRIDETIAQVTAKAKVGNLYVNRNMVGAVVGVQPFGGEGLSGTGPKAGGPLYLYRLLSCRPQNAINQTLERQDAEYPLDANVRSALMAPFDALTEWAANQHNEELNQLVQQYKLLAQGGTTRLLPGPTGERNTYTLLPRGQVLCLADNQQDTLIQLAATLSVGCQLLWQNDELHQQLFRQLPDSVRKSIHLVQDWQSEDTAFEAVIYHGDSDQLRQVCGQVAQRKGIIISVQGFARGETNLLLERLLHERSLSINTAAAGGNASLMTIG, from the coding sequence ATGGGTAGTACAACAATGGGCGTGAAGCTTGATGAAGCAACGCGTGATCGCATTAAAGCTGCGGCACAACGGATTGACCGCACTCCACATTGGCTAATTAAACAAGCTATTTTTAATTATCTTGAACGTCTTGAAAATGATGAACAGATCGCTGAACTCTCGTCCAATCAAGATGTTAAAGAGGAGAAGATAATCGCAGAAGAAACGGTAACAGATTCTGCTCATCAACCTTTCCTCGACTTCGCTGAGCATATCCTGCCTCAATCAGTAAAACGTTCCGCAATTACTGCGGCCTATCGCCTGCCAGAAACACAAGCCATTCCCATGCTGTTACAACAGGCACAATTGCCGGAAGATCAGGCACAAGCAACTCATAAGCTGGCTTACAGCATTGCAGAAAAATTACGTAACCAGAAAAACAGCATGGGTCGTTCAGGTCTGGTTCAAGGGTTATTGCAAGAATTCTCGCTTTCATCTCAGGAAGGCGTTGCACTAATGTGTCTTGCGGAAGCTTTACTCCGTATCCCTGATAAAGCCACTCGCGACGCGCTGATCCGCGACAAAATCAGTAACGGCAATTGGCATTCCCATCTGGGCCAAAGTTCATCCATGTTTGTCAATGCAGCAACCTGGGGGCTGCTGTTTACCGGCAAACTGGTTTCTACCCATAACGAAGCTAAACTTTCCAATTCACTGAATCGCATTATCAGTAAGAGTGGCGAACCATTAGTGCGTAAAGGCGTAGATATGGCAATGCGCCTGATGGGTGAACAGTTTGTGACCGGAGAAACCATCGCTCAAGCGCTGGCAAGTGCACGTAAGCTGGAAGAAAAAGGGTTCCGTTACTCCTACGACATGCTAGGTGAAGCCGCTTTAACTGAGGAAGATGCTCAGAATTATATGGTTTCCTACCAACAAGCAATTCATGCTATCGGGAAAGCATCCAACGGCCGCGGCATTTATGAAGGGCCCGGAATTTCCATTAAGCTTTCTGCCCTGCACCCGCGTTATAGCCGTGCTCAATATGAACGCGTCATGAATGAGCTATATCCACGCCTGCTTTCCCTGACATTACAAGCACGCCAATATGATGTTGGTATCAATATTGATGCCGAAGAAGCAGATCGTCTGGAAATTTCTCTCGATCTGTTGGAAAAGCTCTGTTTTGAACCGCAACTGGCTGGCTGGAATGGCATTGGTTTCGTTATTCAAGCTTATCAGAAGCGCTGCCCCTTTGTTATCGATACAGTTATTGACTTAGCACAGCGCAGCCGCCGCCGACTGATGGTGCGACTGGTAAAAGGCGCTTACTGGGATAGCGAAATTAAACGTGCTCAAATCGACGGGCTGGAAGGTTATCCCGTTTACACCCGCAAAGTTTATACTGACGTTTCTTATCTGGCTTGTGCCCGCAAACTATTGTCAGTACCTAATCTGATTTATCCTCAGTTTGCTACCCATAACGCCCATACTTTAGCTGCTGTTTATCATATGGCGGGCCAAAACTATTATCCTGGCCAATATGAATTTCAGTGTTTGCATGGCATGGGAGAACCATTGTATGAACAAGTGGTCGGGAAAATCGCTGATGGTAAATTAAACCGCCCATGCCGTATTTATGCACCAGTAGGCACTCACGAAACACTGTTGGCTTATCTGGTCCGTCGTCTGTTGGAGAACGGCGCTAACACCTCTTTTGTCAACCGTATCGCCGATACCACATTACCACTGGATGAACTGGTTGCCGATCCAGTGACAAAGGTCAAGAAGCTGGCCGAAACCGACGGCCAAATCGGTCTTCCACATCCTAAAATCCCTCTGCCTCACAATTTGTATGGCAAAGATCGCGCAAACTCAGCCGGTTTGGATCTTGCCAACGAACATCGCCTGGCTTCTCTTTCCAGTGCACTATTAAGTTCTGCTACCGAAGAGCAGTATAGCGAGCCGCGACTGGGCGGCAATTATCACCATCAAGGTGAGTTACCGGCCGCCAAACCAGTTATTAACCCGGCAACCCCTTCGGATATTGTCGGCTATGTTCGTGAAGCAACTGAACAGGAAGTCAGTCATGCGTTGGATGTCGCAACAGAAGCTGGCGCAATCTGGTTTGCAACACCACCATCAGAACGGGCTGCCATTCTGGTTCGTGCGGCGGAATTGATGGAAAACCAGATGCAGCCGTTATTAGGCATTTTGGTTCGGGAAGCCGGCAAAACCTTTAATAATGCGATTGCTGAAGTACGTGAAGCGGTCGATTTCCTCCATTATTACGCGGGACAGATTCGCCATGATTTCGCTAACGATACTCATCGCCCACTGGGGCCGGTTGTCTGTATCAGCCCGTGGAATTTCCCATTAGCCATTTTTACCGGGCAGATAGCGGCTGCATTGGCTGCCGGTAACAGCGTATTAGCAAAACCTGCGGAACAGACCCCATTAATTGCGGCAACAGCGGTCAAAATACTGCATCAAGCAGGTATTCCCCTTGATGCATTGCAATTATTACCCGGCCAAGGTGAAACCATCGGTGCTCTTCTGGTGGGTGATGAGAGAGTGCGAGGTGTGATGTTTACTGGCTCCACTCAAGTGGCGAGTCTATTACAACGTAACATTGCCGGACGACTTGATGCACAAGGGCGACCAACCCCTCTGGTTGCCGAAACCGGTGGCCTAAATGCCATGATTGTCGACTCTTCCGCGCTGACAGAACAAGTTGTTATGGATGTGGTCGCTTCTGCTTTTGACAGTGCAGGTCAACGTTGTTCTGCCTTGCGTATCCTTTGCATTCAAGATGATGTGGCAGAACGCACCATGACTATGTTGAAAGGTGCCATGTCTGAATGCCGGATGGGTAATCCTGAACGCCTGTCTACCGATATCGGCCCGGTCATTGATGCGGAAGCCAAAGCCGGCATTGATCGCCATATTCAAGCAATGCGTACCAAAGGGCGCACGATTTATCAGGCAGCACAAGATAATGTGGTCGACAATCAAGAGTGGGATCAAGGCACTTTCGTTAAACCGACACTGATTGAACTGGAAAGCTTTGATGAATTGAAACAGGAGATTTTCGGCCCGGTTCTGCATGTTGTCCGTTTTAAACGTCATGAACTGGATAAATTACTGGATCAGATTAATAACTCTAACTATGGTTTGACCCTTGGTGTCCATACCCGTATTGATGAAACAATTGCACAAGTTACCGCTAAAGCGAAAGTCGGCAATCTGTATGTTAACCGCAACATGGTAGGCGCTGTTGTTGGCGTGCAACCATTCGGTGGTGAAGGCTTGTCCGGTACCGGACCAAAAGCCGGCGGCCCACTCTATCTGTATCGTCTGCTCTCTTGCCGTCCTCAAAATGCGATCAACCAAACGTTGGAACGTCAGGATGCGGAATATCCACTGGATGCTAATGTTCGTTCAGCGCTAATGGCTCCCTTTGATGCGCTGACAGAATGGGCAGCCAATCAGCACAACGAAGAGCTAAATCAGTTAGTTCAACAATATAAATTGCTGGCACAAGGTGGTACCACCCGTCTGTTGCCGGGGCCGACCGGCGAACGTAATACTTACACCCTATTACCTCGTGGTCAGGTGCTGTGTCTGGCGGATAATCAACAAGATACATTGATCCAACTGGCAGCAACACTGTCTGTAGGCTGTCAGTTGCTATGGCAAAATGATGAATTACATCAGCAACTGTTTCGTCAATTGCCAGATAGCGTCCGTAAATCAATCCATTTGGTTCAGGACTGGCAGAGTGAAGATACGGCATTCGAAGCGGTTATTTACCACGGCGACTCTGATCAACTGCGTCAAGTTTGCGGACAAGTCGCTCAACGTAAAGGCATTATCATTTCCGTACAAGGTTTTGCCCGTGGAGAAACTAATCTGCTGTTAGAACGTCTGCTACATGAACGTTCACTGAGCATTAACACCGCGGCAGCGGGGGGTAATGCCAGCCTGATGACTATCGGTTAA
- the putP gene encoding sodium/proline symporter PutP: MTVNTPMLITFIVYITGMLLIGFLAYRSTKNFDDYILGGRRLGSVVTALSAGASDMSGWLLMGLPGVVYFAGISESWIAIGLALGAYLNWKLVAGRLRIQTEINNNALTLPDYFTSRFDDSSKILRIISALVILIFFTIYCASGVVAGGLLFESTFGISYQKAMWLGAAATIAYTFLGGFLAVSWTDTVQASLMIFALILTPVIVIFSVGGIDTSLALIAAKSPAYMDMFKELNFIAIISLLGWGLGYFGQPHILARFMAADSHYTIRKARRISMTWMVLCLAGTIAVGFFGIAYFEMHPELSGPVIANRERIFMELAVILFNPWIAGILLSAILAAVMSTLSCQLLVCASALTEDLYKPFIRKSASQKELVWVGRFMVLLVAVIAMVIATNPDNKVLALVSNAWAGFGAAFGPVVLISVIWKRMTRNGALVGMLVGAVTVLVWMKYQWFALYEIIPGFILASIAIVIVSLLGKAPSSAAQQRFVDAEAQYKTK; encoded by the coding sequence ATGACAGTAAATACACCAATGCTAATCACCTTTATTGTCTACATTACTGGAATGTTGTTGATAGGTTTTTTGGCTTATCGTTCAACTAAAAATTTTGATGACTATATCTTGGGAGGAAGGCGATTAGGTAGCGTGGTAACGGCTTTGTCTGCCGGTGCTTCGGATATGAGTGGCTGGTTATTAATGGGCTTACCTGGGGTAGTCTATTTTGCGGGGATTTCAGAAAGCTGGATAGCCATTGGTCTTGCTTTAGGTGCTTACCTGAACTGGAAATTGGTCGCAGGCAGGCTACGTATCCAGACCGAAATCAATAATAATGCGTTAACATTGCCGGATTATTTCACCAGTCGTTTTGACGATAGTAGCAAGATCCTACGTATTATTTCTGCGTTGGTTATTTTGATCTTCTTTACTATCTATTGTGCTTCTGGCGTGGTTGCCGGAGGATTGTTATTTGAAAGTACGTTTGGTATCAGTTATCAGAAAGCTATGTGGCTCGGTGCCGCAGCGACGATTGCTTATACTTTCCTTGGCGGCTTCTTGGCGGTCAGTTGGACTGATACGGTTCAGGCTTCATTAATGATCTTTGCACTTATCTTGACCCCAGTTATCGTTATTTTCTCTGTGGGTGGCATTGATACCTCTCTGGCGCTGATAGCAGCAAAAAGCCCGGCTTATATGGATATGTTTAAAGAGTTGAACTTTATTGCCATTATCTCGTTGTTAGGTTGGGGATTAGGTTATTTTGGTCAGCCACATATTCTGGCGCGTTTTATGGCGGCCGATTCCCATTACACTATCCGCAAGGCTCGTCGTATCAGTATGACCTGGATGGTGTTATGTTTGGCAGGCACTATTGCTGTCGGTTTCTTCGGTATTGCTTATTTTGAAATGCATCCTGAACTGTCTGGCCCAGTCATAGCCAACCGTGAGCGTATCTTTATGGAATTGGCGGTTATTCTGTTTAATCCGTGGATAGCGGGCATTTTACTCTCTGCTATTCTGGCCGCGGTGATGAGTACCTTAAGCTGTCAGTTGCTGGTGTGTGCAAGTGCTTTGACGGAAGATCTTTATAAACCCTTTATCCGTAAATCTGCCAGCCAGAAAGAATTGGTATGGGTGGGGCGTTTCATGGTGCTGCTGGTGGCGGTCATCGCGATGGTGATAGCAACCAATCCCGACAATAAAGTACTGGCTCTGGTAAGTAATGCATGGGCTGGATTTGGTGCTGCATTCGGCCCGGTTGTACTGATTTCTGTTATCTGGAAACGTATGACACGTAATGGCGCATTAGTGGGGATGTTGGTAGGGGCCGTCACGGTATTGGTGTGGATGAAATACCAGTGGTTTGCGTTGTATGAAATTATTCCTGGCTTTATCTTGGCTTCGATTGCGATCGTGATTGTGAGTCTGTTGGGCAAAGCGCCGAGCAGCGCAGCGCAACAGCGTTTTGTTGATGCTGAGGCGCAATACAAGACTAAATAA
- the xylB gene encoding xylulokinase, producing MALYAGIDCGTQSTKVIIVDSQKTPILGEGSSPHPIISDSNGRREQQVHWWTEALESAFSQAIEQAGISGTEIAALAVSGQQHGFVPLDAEGHVLAPVKLWCDTETAAENQEIIDALGGTQATLAQLGLMPQTGYTASKILWFKKYRPELWEKLNAVLLPHDYLNYWLTGRLVAEYGDASGTGLLNIRKREWDNQIAQFIDPDGRLWNALPELVSAETCIGTVRPEIARRLGLSPTTKVASGGGDNMMAAIGTGNIIPGITTMSLGTSGTLFTYSDKPIVADSEMIAGFCSSNNGWLPLICTMNVTSATTTIQKLFNMDIQTFNDTLNQSKPGANGLMMLPFFNGERVPPLPHAKASLHNLNTSNMNQQNFILAAVESATYGLRFGIELFRKQGIEINEIRLTGGGARSKKWRQIVADVMNTPVICVTNQEAAALGAAIQAMWCDSLTEEKDKQMQLAHFCQHFVHLDEETRTIPTPETAALYDVFYQDYLSLLTTEYPEVKI from the coding sequence ATGGCGCTCTATGCTGGTATCGATTGCGGTACACAAAGTACTAAAGTCATTATTGTCGATAGCCAAAAAACGCCTATTTTGGGTGAAGGCAGCTCGCCTCACCCAATAATTAGCGATTCAAACGGCCGTCGTGAACAACAGGTTCACTGGTGGACAGAGGCATTGGAAAGTGCCTTTTCTCAAGCGATTGAGCAAGCAGGAATTTCTGGTACAGAAATTGCCGCTCTTGCCGTATCAGGTCAACAGCACGGTTTTGTTCCTCTGGATGCAGAAGGTCATGTTTTAGCACCGGTAAAACTCTGGTGTGACACTGAAACTGCGGCCGAAAATCAGGAAATTATTGATGCACTTGGTGGTACCCAAGCCACTTTAGCACAACTCGGATTAATGCCGCAGACAGGTTATACCGCATCTAAAATTCTTTGGTTCAAAAAATACCGCCCCGAGTTATGGGAAAAACTGAACGCTGTTTTATTACCTCATGATTATCTCAATTATTGGCTAACAGGCAGGTTAGTTGCCGAATATGGTGATGCTTCAGGAACCGGATTACTGAATATTCGTAAACGCGAATGGGATAACCAAATTGCCCAATTTATTGATCCAGATGGTCGTCTTTGGAATGCACTGCCTGAACTGGTTTCTGCTGAGACCTGTATTGGCACAGTAAGACCTGAAATAGCAAGAAGATTAGGGCTTTCACCGACAACCAAAGTTGCATCTGGTGGGGGCGATAATATGATGGCTGCAATTGGAACGGGTAATATCATTCCGGGCATCACGACCATGAGTTTAGGCACCTCCGGTACTCTCTTCACTTACTCTGACAAACCGATTGTCGCTGATTCTGAAATGATCGCGGGTTTCTGTTCCTCTAATAATGGATGGCTACCATTGATTTGCACGATGAATGTGACTTCAGCGACAACCACCATTCAAAAGCTGTTTAATATGGATATTCAGACTTTTAATGACACATTGAACCAGAGCAAACCCGGTGCTAATGGTTTGATGATGCTACCGTTTTTTAATGGTGAACGTGTTCCACCACTCCCCCATGCCAAAGCGAGTCTCCATAACCTGAATACTAGCAATATGAATCAACAAAATTTCATTTTGGCTGCGGTTGAAAGTGCCACGTACGGACTACGTTTTGGCATTGAATTATTTCGCAAGCAAGGGATTGAAATTAATGAGATCCGTTTGACTGGTGGCGGCGCTCGCAGCAAAAAATGGCGGCAAATTGTGGCTGATGTCATGAATACGCCTGTTATTTGTGTCACTAACCAAGAAGCTGCCGCATTAGGTGCGGCTATTCAAGCTATGTGGTGTGATTCCTTGACAGAAGAGAAAGATAAACAAATGCAGCTCGCCCACTTTTGCCAACATTTTGTTCATCTTGATGAAGAGACCCGCACCATTCCAACTCCCGAAACGGCCGCATTATATGATGTGTTTTATCAAGATTATTTATCTCTGCTGACTACTGAATATCCAGAGGTGAAAATATGA
- a CDS encoding NAD(P)-dependent alcohol dehydrogenase codes for MKALVLEKAGQISIQDWETPEILGENDVEIKIHSVGICGSDVHYYQYGRIGPFIVEKPMILGHEASGVITAVGKNVTHLKIGDRVCMEPGIPNLQSPQSRAGIYNLDPEVRFWATPPIDGCLRERVIHPAAFTFKLPDNVSFAEGAMVEPLAIGMQAATKAEIKPGDIALVIGAGTIGIVTALAALAGGCSDVIICDVFDEKLEIAKQYPGLHPVNSKVLTEKVNALTEGNGVNILFECSGAKPVIATISEHIAPGGIAVLVGMPIDPAPFDVVSAQAKEITFKTIFRYANMYPRTIRLLSSGKLKVTPLLSATYKFKDSVQAYERAAEGRPTDIKIMLEME; via the coding sequence ATGAAAGCATTAGTATTAGAAAAAGCAGGTCAGATTTCAATTCAAGACTGGGAAACCCCCGAAATATTGGGTGAAAATGATGTTGAAATAAAAATTCACTCGGTGGGGATTTGTGGCAGCGATGTGCATTATTATCAATACGGGCGTATTGGGCCATTTATTGTCGAAAAGCCGATGATCCTCGGGCACGAAGCATCAGGTGTCATCACCGCAGTAGGTAAAAATGTGACTCACTTAAAAATCGGCGATCGTGTCTGTATGGAACCTGGCATTCCTAATCTGCAATCACCACAATCACGGGCAGGTATTTATAACTTAGATCCAGAAGTGCGTTTCTGGGCGACGCCCCCTATTGATGGTTGCTTACGTGAAAGAGTTATTCATCCGGCAGCATTTACGTTCAAATTACCGGATAATGTCAGTTTTGCCGAAGGTGCAATGGTTGAACCATTAGCTATCGGTATGCAAGCCGCCACAAAAGCAGAAATTAAACCAGGAGATATCGCATTAGTTATTGGTGCTGGCACGATCGGAATTGTTACCGCACTTGCCGCATTAGCCGGTGGTTGTTCTGATGTCATTATTTGCGATGTGTTCGATGAAAAGCTAGAAATTGCAAAACAGTATCCAGGTCTTCACCCGGTTAATAGCAAAGTACTTACTGAGAAAGTGAATGCATTAACCGAGGGTAATGGCGTCAATATTCTCTTTGAATGTAGTGGCGCAAAACCGGTCATTGCCACTATTTCAGAGCACATTGCACCGGGAGGAATAGCTGTTCTAGTCGGTATGCCTATCGATCCGGCACCATTTGATGTTGTCTCTGCTCAAGCTAAAGAGATCACATTCAAAACTATTTTCCGCTACGCAAATATGTACCCTCGTACTATTCGTTTACTTAGCTCAGGTAAGCTCAAAGTAACCCCTCTATTATCCGCAACCTATAAATTTAAAGACAGCGTTCAGGCGTATGAACGAGCCGCGGAGGGTCGCCCGACAGATATCAAAATTATGTTGGAAATGGAGTAA